One genomic window of [Clostridium] scindens ATCC 35704 includes the following:
- a CDS encoding DUF3784 domain-containing protein, whose amino-acid sequence MDFTCIFFGVLFTIAGFLFACGKGYIHLSAWKNMPQEEKDKIKIIPLCRNIGEVIALNGIIFLMKGLWSGFSNHWFVCAMTAWLIVAGFDVWYIGKSNRYRNQ is encoded by the coding sequence ATGGACTTTACATGCATCTTTTTCGGAGTTCTTTTTACTATTGCAGGCTTCTTGTTTGCCTGTGGAAAAGGATATATTCATCTTTCTGCGTGGAAAAATATGCCGCAGGAAGAGAAAGATAAAATTAAAATTATCCCGCTTTGCCGTAACATCGGGGAAGTCATTGCACTTAATGGCATTATCTTTCTGATGAAGGGGCTTTGGTCAGGATTTTCAAACCACTGGTTTGTGTGTGCGATGACTGCATGGCTAATCGTTGCAGGCTTTGATGTCTGGTATATCGGAAAGAGTAACCGCTATCGTAATCAATAA